Proteins from a genomic interval of Streptomyces fodineus:
- a CDS encoding VOC family protein — MELAQVRLLVTDFAACYRFYADVLGLKPQSGATEGPYEKFSPHVGSAGIALQDRAMMAEILDELGETATGHRSLVVLRVDDLDAYAAQIVARGAVLVHGPALMTDRMRVAHLKDPEGNLVELQQWLLLRG; from the coding sequence GTGGAACTCGCCCAAGTCCGGCTCCTGGTCACCGACTTCGCCGCCTGCTACCGCTTCTACGCCGACGTCCTCGGCCTCAAGCCGCAGTCCGGCGCGACCGAGGGGCCGTACGAGAAGTTCAGCCCGCACGTCGGCTCCGCCGGGATCGCGCTGCAGGACCGGGCGATGATGGCCGAGATCCTCGACGAACTGGGCGAGACCGCCACCGGCCACCGCTCGCTGGTCGTCCTGCGCGTCGACGACCTGGACGCCTACGCTGCGCAGATCGTCGCCCGTGGCGCGGTCCTGGTACACGGCCCGGCCCTCATGACCGACCGCATGCGCGTCGCCCACCTCAAGGACCCGGAGGGCAACCTGGTCGAGCTCCAGCAGTGGCTGCTGCTGCGGGGCTGA